One window of the Hoplias malabaricus isolate fHopMal1 chromosome Y, fHopMal1.hap1, whole genome shotgun sequence genome contains the following:
- the LOC136679139 gene encoding brain-derived neurotrophic factor-like isoform X1, translated as MSGEPTGSFQQVRRVMTILFLTMVISYFSCMRAAPMREVPGVQGGAHRGAEGYLGAAAAAAAVVSSGRGHGTPQSGGGLPSLTDTFEQVIEELLEAEGGAVEEGPAGVVQHLGPGADQGQGGGGPGAAVAAAAAAAAAVAAESKDVDMYASRVMISNQVPLEPPLLFLLEEYKNYLDAANMSMRVRRHSDPARRGELSVCDSISQWVTAVDKKTAIDMSGQTVTVLEKVPVANGQLKQYFYETKCNPLGYTKEGCRGIDKRHYNSQCRTTQSYVRALTMDSKRKIGWRFIRIDTSCVCTLTIKRGR; from the coding sequence TTCCAACAGGTCAGAAGAGTGATGACCATCCTGTTCCTTACTATGGTTATTTCATACTTCAGTTGCATGAGAGCTGCGCCCATGAGAGAGGTCCCGGGCGTGCAGGGTGGGGCCCACCGAGGTGCTGAGGGTTACCTGGGGGCCGCCGCTGCCGCCGCCGCCGTGGTTTCATCCGGCCGGGGCCATGGGACGCCACAGAGCGGGGGTGGGCTGCCCTCGctcacagacactttcgagCAGGTGATCGAGGAGCTGCTGGAGGCAGAGGGAGGCGCAGTGGAGGAGGGGCCGGCCGGCGTCGTGCAGCACCTGGGGCCCGGAGCCGACCAGGGCCAGGGAGGGGGGGGTCCCGGGGCAGCggtggcagcagcagcagctgcagcGGCAGCAGTGGCGGCTGAATCGAAGGACGTCGACATGTATGCCTCGCGGGTGATGATCAGCAACCAAGTGCCTTTGGAGCCGCCGTTGCTCTTTCTCTTGGAGGAATACAAAAACTACCTGGATGCTGCCAACATGTCCATGCGCGTGCGGCGGCACTCGGACCCAGCGCGGCGCGGGGAGCTCAGCGTGTGTGACAGTATTAGCCAGTGGGTGACGGCCGTGGACAAAAAGACGGCCATCGACATGTCCGGCCAGACGGTCACCGTGCTGGAGAAGGTCCCTGTGGCCAACGGTCAGCTGAAGCAATACTTTTACGAGACCAAATGCAACCCCCTGGGTTACACAAAGGAGGGCTGCCGAGGAATAGACAAGCGGCACTATAACTCGCAATGCCGGACAACCCAGTCATACGTGCGAGCCCTCACCATGGATAGCAAACGGAAGATCGGCTGGAGGTTTATACGGATAGACACTTCGTGTGTATGCACATTGACCATTAAGAGGGGGAGATAG
- the LOC136679139 gene encoding brain-derived neurotrophic factor-like isoform X2, with the protein MSVAKFQQVRRVMTILFLTMVISYFSCMRAAPMREVPGVQGGAHRGAEGYLGAAAAAAAVVSSGRGHGTPQSGGGLPSLTDTFEQVIEELLEAEGGAVEEGPAGVVQHLGPGADQGQGGGGPGAAVAAAAAAAAAVAAESKDVDMYASRVMISNQVPLEPPLLFLLEEYKNYLDAANMSMRVRRHSDPARRGELSVCDSISQWVTAVDKKTAIDMSGQTVTVLEKVPVANGQLKQYFYETKCNPLGYTKEGCRGIDKRHYNSQCRTTQSYVRALTMDSKRKIGWRFIRIDTSCVCTLTIKRGR; encoded by the coding sequence TTCCAACAGGTCAGAAGAGTGATGACCATCCTGTTCCTTACTATGGTTATTTCATACTTCAGTTGCATGAGAGCTGCGCCCATGAGAGAGGTCCCGGGCGTGCAGGGTGGGGCCCACCGAGGTGCTGAGGGTTACCTGGGGGCCGCCGCTGCCGCCGCCGCCGTGGTTTCATCCGGCCGGGGCCATGGGACGCCACAGAGCGGGGGTGGGCTGCCCTCGctcacagacactttcgagCAGGTGATCGAGGAGCTGCTGGAGGCAGAGGGAGGCGCAGTGGAGGAGGGGCCGGCCGGCGTCGTGCAGCACCTGGGGCCCGGAGCCGACCAGGGCCAGGGAGGGGGGGGTCCCGGGGCAGCggtggcagcagcagcagctgcagcGGCAGCAGTGGCGGCTGAATCGAAGGACGTCGACATGTATGCCTCGCGGGTGATGATCAGCAACCAAGTGCCTTTGGAGCCGCCGTTGCTCTTTCTCTTGGAGGAATACAAAAACTACCTGGATGCTGCCAACATGTCCATGCGCGTGCGGCGGCACTCGGACCCAGCGCGGCGCGGGGAGCTCAGCGTGTGTGACAGTATTAGCCAGTGGGTGACGGCCGTGGACAAAAAGACGGCCATCGACATGTCCGGCCAGACGGTCACCGTGCTGGAGAAGGTCCCTGTGGCCAACGGTCAGCTGAAGCAATACTTTTACGAGACCAAATGCAACCCCCTGGGTTACACAAAGGAGGGCTGCCGAGGAATAGACAAGCGGCACTATAACTCGCAATGCCGGACAACCCAGTCATACGTGCGAGCCCTCACCATGGATAGCAAACGGAAGATCGGCTGGAGGTTTATACGGATAGACACTTCGTGTGTATGCACATTGACCATTAAGAGGGGGAGATAG
- the LOC136679139 gene encoding brain-derived neurotrophic factor-like isoform X4 — translation MTILFLTMVISYFSCMRAAPMREVPGVQGGAHRGAEGYLGAAAAAAAVVSSGRGHGTPQSGGGLPSLTDTFEQVIEELLEAEGGAVEEGPAGVVQHLGPGADQGQGGGGPGAAVAAAAAAAAAVAAESKDVDMYASRVMISNQVPLEPPLLFLLEEYKNYLDAANMSMRVRRHSDPARRGELSVCDSISQWVTAVDKKTAIDMSGQTVTVLEKVPVANGQLKQYFYETKCNPLGYTKEGCRGIDKRHYNSQCRTTQSYVRALTMDSKRKIGWRFIRIDTSCVCTLTIKRGR, via the coding sequence ATGACCATCCTGTTCCTTACTATGGTTATTTCATACTTCAGTTGCATGAGAGCTGCGCCCATGAGAGAGGTCCCGGGCGTGCAGGGTGGGGCCCACCGAGGTGCTGAGGGTTACCTGGGGGCCGCCGCTGCCGCCGCCGCCGTGGTTTCATCCGGCCGGGGCCATGGGACGCCACAGAGCGGGGGTGGGCTGCCCTCGctcacagacactttcgagCAGGTGATCGAGGAGCTGCTGGAGGCAGAGGGAGGCGCAGTGGAGGAGGGGCCGGCCGGCGTCGTGCAGCACCTGGGGCCCGGAGCCGACCAGGGCCAGGGAGGGGGGGGTCCCGGGGCAGCggtggcagcagcagcagctgcagcGGCAGCAGTGGCGGCTGAATCGAAGGACGTCGACATGTATGCCTCGCGGGTGATGATCAGCAACCAAGTGCCTTTGGAGCCGCCGTTGCTCTTTCTCTTGGAGGAATACAAAAACTACCTGGATGCTGCCAACATGTCCATGCGCGTGCGGCGGCACTCGGACCCAGCGCGGCGCGGGGAGCTCAGCGTGTGTGACAGTATTAGCCAGTGGGTGACGGCCGTGGACAAAAAGACGGCCATCGACATGTCCGGCCAGACGGTCACCGTGCTGGAGAAGGTCCCTGTGGCCAACGGTCAGCTGAAGCAATACTTTTACGAGACCAAATGCAACCCCCTGGGTTACACAAAGGAGGGCTGCCGAGGAATAGACAAGCGGCACTATAACTCGCAATGCCGGACAACCCAGTCATACGTGCGAGCCCTCACCATGGATAGCAAACGGAAGATCGGCTGGAGGTTTATACGGATAGACACTTCGTGTGTATGCACATTGACCATTAAGAGGGGGAGATAG
- the LOC136679139 gene encoding brain-derived neurotrophic factor-like isoform X3, which translates to MFQQVRRVMTILFLTMVISYFSCMRAAPMREVPGVQGGAHRGAEGYLGAAAAAAAVVSSGRGHGTPQSGGGLPSLTDTFEQVIEELLEAEGGAVEEGPAGVVQHLGPGADQGQGGGGPGAAVAAAAAAAAAVAAESKDVDMYASRVMISNQVPLEPPLLFLLEEYKNYLDAANMSMRVRRHSDPARRGELSVCDSISQWVTAVDKKTAIDMSGQTVTVLEKVPVANGQLKQYFYETKCNPLGYTKEGCRGIDKRHYNSQCRTTQSYVRALTMDSKRKIGWRFIRIDTSCVCTLTIKRGR; encoded by the coding sequence TTCCAACAGGTCAGAAGAGTGATGACCATCCTGTTCCTTACTATGGTTATTTCATACTTCAGTTGCATGAGAGCTGCGCCCATGAGAGAGGTCCCGGGCGTGCAGGGTGGGGCCCACCGAGGTGCTGAGGGTTACCTGGGGGCCGCCGCTGCCGCCGCCGCCGTGGTTTCATCCGGCCGGGGCCATGGGACGCCACAGAGCGGGGGTGGGCTGCCCTCGctcacagacactttcgagCAGGTGATCGAGGAGCTGCTGGAGGCAGAGGGAGGCGCAGTGGAGGAGGGGCCGGCCGGCGTCGTGCAGCACCTGGGGCCCGGAGCCGACCAGGGCCAGGGAGGGGGGGGTCCCGGGGCAGCggtggcagcagcagcagctgcagcGGCAGCAGTGGCGGCTGAATCGAAGGACGTCGACATGTATGCCTCGCGGGTGATGATCAGCAACCAAGTGCCTTTGGAGCCGCCGTTGCTCTTTCTCTTGGAGGAATACAAAAACTACCTGGATGCTGCCAACATGTCCATGCGCGTGCGGCGGCACTCGGACCCAGCGCGGCGCGGGGAGCTCAGCGTGTGTGACAGTATTAGCCAGTGGGTGACGGCCGTGGACAAAAAGACGGCCATCGACATGTCCGGCCAGACGGTCACCGTGCTGGAGAAGGTCCCTGTGGCCAACGGTCAGCTGAAGCAATACTTTTACGAGACCAAATGCAACCCCCTGGGTTACACAAAGGAGGGCTGCCGAGGAATAGACAAGCGGCACTATAACTCGCAATGCCGGACAACCCAGTCATACGTGCGAGCCCTCACCATGGATAGCAAACGGAAGATCGGCTGGAGGTTTATACGGATAGACACTTCGTGTGTATGCACATTGACCATTAAGAGGGGGAGATAG